In Pseudonocardia sp. C8, one genomic interval encodes:
- the purN gene encoding phosphoribosylglycinamide formyltransferase gives MHVPEQAGPYRVVVLVSGSGTLLQALLDVHGPEYRVVAVGADRPGATGLDRARTAGVPTFVERLADHPDRAAWNDALAAAVVAHRPDLVVGAGFMKLVAPAFLDAIGCPMLNTHPALLPAFPGAHAVRDALAAGVEVTGATVHEVDAGLDTGPVLAQVEVPVLPTDDEAVLHERIKTEERRLLVETVRRLAAAGDRAGRTHEVNSE, from the coding sequence GTGCACGTGCCGGAGCAGGCGGGGCCGTACCGGGTCGTCGTGCTCGTCTCCGGGAGCGGCACCCTGCTCCAGGCGCTGCTCGACGTGCACGGTCCGGAGTATCGTGTCGTCGCTGTCGGTGCCGACCGGCCCGGTGCGACCGGGCTGGACCGGGCCCGCACGGCGGGGGTGCCGACGTTCGTCGAGCGGCTCGCCGACCACCCCGACCGCGCCGCGTGGAACGACGCGCTCGCCGCCGCCGTCGTCGCGCACCGCCCGGACCTCGTCGTGGGGGCCGGCTTCATGAAGCTGGTCGCACCGGCCTTCCTGGACGCGATCGGATGCCCGATGCTGAACACGCACCCGGCCCTGCTGCCGGCGTTCCCCGGCGCGCACGCCGTCCGTGACGCGCTGGCCGCCGGTGTCGAGGTGACCGGCGCGACCGTGCACGAGGTCGACGCGGGACTGGACACGGGGCCGGTGCTCGCGCAGGTGGAGGTCCCCGTCCTCCCGACCGACGACGAAGCCGTCCTGCACGAGCGGATCAAGACCGAGGAACGACGGCTGCTGGTCGAGACGGTGCGGCGGCTCGCCGCGGCCGGTGACCGTGCCGGGAGAACGCACGAGGTGAACAGTGAGTGA
- a CDS encoding DUF5336 domain-containing protein, with protein sequence MSSNPPSSPDGPVASPAGPVRLAVLAGGVAALLALLAGFFGPGVGVALPLGLLVAGGIAGTLSLLPGTGRTLVAGVVLTGTGFLLMLFVFTASGSPVTAGAAGWISLPLALLAVAALLYGQLLLSGVLSPPAPRPARPAHLGGDQQHQWATPGLPQQPGRPGGWAGQPGGYGPPGQLGQPGQPGQPGQPGSGQPGQPGQPGQPGYGQPGQPGYGQYGAPAYGGYAGAPQQDAGQHPVPGGRPGAPYGQPVAGGYAGGAFSGVAYGERAGTQASAGQQATEAWAPGSYAAQPGAATAEVPGQQGYPVPGPGAGSPSGWTGAGQPADLQGSGQGTDLWGPGRGTGPQGSDQGADQAGTGHAAGQPGAGAVPEKAGSAYQASGQGADQRDPGQGTDLQGSRQVAEQPGTGHAAGQPAAPEQPGTAYESSGHPGAGQAAGQQGARPASEGAGRASGHPGGQSSGHNGTGQQGSGPGRTAGESSEQAPGTSGGSAVDATGPAGAVEPGGGSAQPNAGGASSEATRSWPGPSSEDGESTRAFRTEGGSASSS encoded by the coding sequence ATGTCGAGCAACCCGCCGTCCTCCCCGGACGGCCCGGTCGCCTCGCCGGCCGGGCCCGTGCGGCTCGCGGTCCTGGCCGGCGGGGTCGCGGCCCTGCTGGCGCTGCTGGCCGGGTTCTTCGGGCCCGGCGTCGGGGTGGCGCTGCCGCTGGGCCTCCTCGTCGCCGGCGGTATCGCGGGAACGCTGTCGCTGCTGCCGGGGACCGGCCGGACGCTGGTCGCCGGGGTGGTCCTCACCGGGACCGGGTTCCTGCTGATGCTCTTCGTGTTCACCGCGAGCGGGAGCCCGGTGACGGCCGGGGCCGCCGGATGGATCTCGCTGCCGCTGGCCCTGCTGGCGGTCGCCGCCCTGCTCTACGGCCAGCTCCTGCTCTCCGGTGTGCTGAGCCCGCCCGCGCCGCGCCCGGCCCGGCCGGCACACCTCGGTGGCGACCAGCAGCACCAGTGGGCGACACCCGGCCTGCCCCAGCAGCCCGGCCGGCCCGGTGGATGGGCCGGCCAGCCGGGCGGCTACGGTCCGCCCGGTCAGCTGGGCCAGCCGGGCCAGCCCGGCCAGCCCGGCCAGCCTGGTTCGGGGCAGCCCGGCCAGCCAGGTCAGCCGGGTCAGCCGGGTTACGGCCAGCCGGGGCAGCCCGGGTACGGCCAGTACGGGGCACCGGCGTACGGCGGGTACGCGGGCGCGCCGCAGCAGGACGCCGGCCAGCACCCCGTTCCCGGCGGCCGGCCCGGCGCGCCGTACGGCCAGCCCGTGGCCGGCGGGTACGCCGGCGGGGCGTTCTCCGGGGTGGCGTACGGCGAGCGCGCCGGTACGCAGGCGAGCGCCGGGCAGCAGGCCACCGAGGCCTGGGCCCCGGGGTCGTACGCGGCGCAGCCCGGCGCCGCGACCGCCGAGGTCCCCGGCCAGCAGGGCTACCCGGTGCCCGGCCCGGGGGCCGGGTCGCCCTCCGGGTGGACGGGTGCAGGGCAGCCGGCCGATCTGCAGGGTTCCGGGCAGGGGACTGATCTGTGGGGTCCCGGTCGGGGGACCGGTCCGCAGGGTTCCGATCAGGGGGCCGACCAGGCCGGAACCGGGCACGCGGCCGGCCAGCCGGGTGCCGGTGCGGTTCCGGAGAAGGCGGGCAGTGCATACCAGGCTTCCGGGCAGGGGGCAGACCAGCGCGATCCCGGCCAGGGGACTGATCTGCAGGGTTCCAGGCAGGTGGCCGAGCAGCCCGGAACCGGGCACGCAGCCGGCCAGCCGGCGGCTCCGGAGCAGCCGGGCACCGCATACGAGAGTTCCGGCCATCCCGGTGCCGGACAGGCGGCGGGCCAGCAGGGCGCGCGACCGGCGTCCGAGGGGGCCGGACGGGCGTCCGGTCACCCGGGTGGGCAGTCGTCCGGCCACAACGGCACCGGCCAGCAGGGATCCGGTCCCGGCCGGACCGCCGGCGAGAGCTCCGAGCAGGCACCTGGCACGTCGGGCGGATCCGCGGTGGACGCGACCGGTCCGGCGGGCGCTGTCGAGCCGGGCGGCGGGAGCGCACAGCCGAACGCCGGTGGCGCGTCGTCGGAGGCCACCCGCTCCTGGCCGGGGCCGTCCTCCGAGGACGGCGAGTCCACCCGCGCCTTCCGGACCGAGGGCGGCTCGGCGTCATCGTCCTGA
- a CDS encoding DUF6350 family protein has translation MTTSSRPTRGRPASRARPTGSGADRSRVAATDGVRGAGPERVRTGPERTRTGAGRTRADAERGRSRGTARRAAPARHGDGNGLDRLRILLAATMGAVLTGYTLLVPVAALLAGSGGAPVTADGALATAVPMWLAAHQIPIALQDRPLGVLPLLPTLVVVLMVACSSHWAVRRLGGRVRHDAGAVVASQAGAAAAVAVLAGALLPKEMAVTAPWASLVGAGLIGGTAAGVGVVHACGLPAAWKRVLAGWPGASLAGVRVAATGLLLTGALVLSGALVLSAPAVTEAAARLGPGFGATLGVLALAVGYLPNALVGALSWGLGAGVSIGAATSGPLQAAPGPLPPFPLTVVLPVADVPAAAPLVLLLPVGVGVLTGLACRRALPVDAPTVDRVAAPVTAVAVTALAASVLATVAGGQLAGGPYDPVSFHGGGVLAAVLLLVGLPALLACAGPELSRHVPMGALPGGRPDPQPAGGRARASTVQAAVDARRTAGGGRDTGRRAGYARGSGEAGPDVDGGADRDGGTDSSDRAECADRADGADVADRPDRADGTDSADGAGTADRPDPADSGGAAAPTTDREDPSEHR, from the coding sequence GTGACCACCTCGTCCCGGCCCACCCGCGGCCGTCCCGCGTCCCGCGCCCGGCCGACCGGTTCCGGAGCCGACCGGTCGCGCGTCGCCGCCACGGACGGGGTGCGCGGCGCCGGGCCGGAGCGGGTCCGCACCGGGCCGGAACGCACGCGCACCGGGGCGGGACGGACCCGCGCCGACGCCGAGCGCGGGCGCTCCCGCGGCACGGCACGGCGGGCGGCGCCGGCCCGGCACGGCGACGGGAACGGACTCGACCGCCTGCGGATCCTCCTCGCGGCGACCATGGGCGCGGTGCTGACCGGCTACACCCTGCTGGTCCCGGTCGCGGCGCTGCTCGCCGGTTCCGGGGGCGCGCCGGTGACCGCGGACGGAGCGCTCGCCACGGCCGTCCCGATGTGGCTGGCCGCCCACCAGATCCCGATCGCGCTGCAGGACCGCCCGCTCGGCGTGCTCCCGCTGCTGCCGACCCTGGTGGTCGTGCTCATGGTCGCCTGCTCCTCGCACTGGGCGGTGCGCCGCCTCGGCGGCCGGGTACGGCACGACGCCGGGGCGGTCGTCGCGTCACAGGCCGGCGCGGCGGCCGCGGTCGCGGTCCTGGCCGGGGCGCTGCTGCCGAAGGAGATGGCGGTGACGGCGCCGTGGGCATCGCTCGTCGGGGCGGGGCTCATCGGGGGCACGGCCGCGGGTGTCGGTGTCGTCCACGCCTGCGGGCTGCCCGCAGCCTGGAAGCGGGTGCTCGCGGGCTGGCCGGGCGCGTCGCTGGCCGGGGTCCGGGTGGCCGCGACCGGGTTGCTGCTGACCGGAGCGCTGGTGCTGAGCGGCGCCCTGGTGCTGTCCGCGCCCGCGGTGACCGAGGCGGCCGCACGCCTGGGTCCAGGATTCGGCGCCACCCTGGGGGTGCTGGCGCTCGCCGTCGGCTACCTGCCCAACGCACTGGTCGGTGCGCTCTCCTGGGGACTGGGCGCCGGGGTCTCGATCGGTGCCGCGACCTCCGGGCCGCTGCAGGCCGCGCCCGGCCCGTTGCCGCCGTTCCCGCTGACGGTGGTCCTGCCGGTCGCGGACGTGCCGGCGGCGGCACCGCTGGTGCTCCTGCTCCCGGTCGGGGTCGGCGTGCTGACCGGCCTCGCCTGCCGGCGCGCGCTGCCAGTGGACGCGCCCACCGTGGACCGGGTCGCGGCCCCGGTCACGGCGGTCGCGGTGACCGCGCTCGCCGCCTCCGTGCTCGCGACGGTGGCCGGCGGGCAGCTCGCCGGTGGCCCGTACGACCCGGTCTCGTTCCACGGCGGTGGGGTGCTCGCCGCCGTGCTGCTGCTCGTGGGGTTACCGGCGCTGCTGGCCTGTGCCGGTCCCGAGCTGTCCCGGCACGTCCCGATGGGGGCGCTGCCGGGTGGGCGCCCCGACCCGCAGCCGGCCGGCGGTCGCGCGCGGGCGTCGACCGTCCAGGCGGCGGTCGATGCGCGCCGCACCGCCGGTGGCGGCCGCGACACCGGCCGGCGCGCGGGGTACGCGCGGGGTTCCGGGGAGGCCGGACCGGACGTCGACGGCGGCGCCGATCGGGACGGTGGCACCGACAGCTCCGACCGGGCCGAATGCGCGGACAGGGCCGACGGGGCCGACGTGGCCGACCGGCCCGACCGGGCTGACGGGACCGATAGCGCCGACGGGGCCGGCACCGCCGACCGGCCCGATCCGGCCGACTCCGGAGGCGCCGCCGCCCCCACCACCGACCGGGAGGACCCGAGCGAACACCGGTGA